The proteins below are encoded in one region of Scatophagus argus isolate fScaArg1 chromosome 24, fScaArg1.pri, whole genome shotgun sequence:
- the ccdc28a gene encoding coiled-coil domain-containing protein 28A, with protein MEERKLKRKSPRTSTNTPAPAASSGQRTSTYTTGRNVGYSHNTGTHSSQKSKSRRGVRDKSRHHLGLGNKANQSQGQAAPIIQHSFLTDVSDVQEMENGLLSLLNDFHSGKLQAFGNECSIDQMEHVREMQEKLARLHFDLYGEVDEMPEDQRKMACDTNMDKLLLNLEELSSSIQKLNLADSQEIPRTASM; from the exons ATGGAGGAGCGAAAGCTGAAGAGAAAGAGTCCCAGGACATCCACCAACACCCCTGCGCCGGCTGCAAGCTCTGGCCAGAGAACCAGCACTTACACGACAGGACGAAACGTCGGCTACAGCCACAACACGGGGACTCACTCCAGCCAAAAGAGCAAGAGCAGGAG GGGTGTCAGAGATAAATCCAGACATCATCTGGGTTTGGGTAATAAAGCTAATCAGAGCCAAGGTCAGGCAGCACCCATTATCCAGCACTCGTTTCTGACTGATGTTTCAGATGTACAGGAGATGGAGAATGGCCTTCTCAGTCTCCTCAATGACTTCCACTCAGGGAAACTTCAAGCATTTG GTAACGAGTGCTCCATTGACCAGATGGAGCATGTGAGAGAGATGCAGGAAAAGTTGGCCCGTTTGCACTTTGACCTCTATGGTGAGGTGGATGAAATGCCGGAAGACCAGAGGAAAATGGCCTGTGACACCAACATGGATAAATTACTTCTTAAT CTTGAGGAGCTGAGTTCTTCTAT TCAGAAACTGAACTTAGCTGACTCCCAGGAGATCCCAAGGACTGCCAGCATGTGA